The Stenotrophomonas sp. ZAC14D1_NAIMI4_1 DNA segment GCCACCGGCACCAACATCGTGCTGGTGTCCGACCACGGCATGGCCGAGCTGCCCGAGGGCCAGGTACTGGACACCGAGCGCATGGTCGACCCGGCCATTGCGGTGGCCACCAGCGTGGGCCAGCCGGTCGGTTTCCAGGCCATGCCCGGGCGCGAACGCGAGGCCGAACGGGCGCTGCTGGGCCGGCACGACCACTACCAGTGCTGGAAGCGCGCCGACCTGCCGCCGCGCTGGCAGTACGGCCAGCACCCACGCACGCCACCGATCATCTGCGAGATGGATGAAGGCTGGGATGCACTGACGCCCGGCATGCTGGCCCGCCACGCCCATGCGTACCGTGGCACCCACGGCTACGACAACACCCTGCCGTCGATGCGCGCGGTGTTCGTGGCCAGCGGGCCTTCGTTCGAGGCGGGCAGGACGCTGGATGGCTTCGACAACGTGGATGTCTATCCGCTGCTCGCCCGCCTGCTGGACGTGCCGGCGGCAGCCAACGATGGCAACCCGGCTACGTTCGACGCGGTGCTGCGCACGCACTGAGCTGGCCTTTCCGTCGCGGTTCCGCATGTGTTCGTCGCACGTGCGGGCCGCTTCATCGCATGCGGGTTCTCTGCGGGCCAGAACCGGGATACGGTGCGGATTGACCACGCACACGACTGCACCTGCCCATGCGCCGCTGGCTTCTTCTCGTACTCGCCACCCTGCCCTTCGCCGCTGGCGCCATCGTCATCCGCAGCGATGTGGATGACAGCGCCTACCGGATACCGCCGTCGGCCTTCCCGGCCCTGGCCGACCTGCCCGGCGAGGGCCATGGCGTGCTCATCGCACCGCGCTGGGTGGTGACCGCCGCGCACGCCGCGCCGATGGAGGGCATGGATGCCGAGGTGCGGATCAACGGTCAGGCCTACCGCGTCGAACGGGTGTTCGTGCATCCAGGCTACCGGCTCATGCCCGATGCCTTGGGCCAGGCGGCGCTGGCATCGGGCAACCCCGCCCCGATCCACGCCTTCCTCGCCGCCTCCGATGACATCGCGCTGATCCAGCTCGCCACGCCGGTCAGCGACGTTGCGCCGGTCCGCCTCTATCGCGGGCATGACGAAGCGGGCAGGATCGCCACGCTCGTGGGTAAAGGTGCCACAGGCAATGGCTTGACCGGGCTGGCGCCAGGTGCTCCTCACCGGGGTGAGCTGCGCCGCGCGGAAAACGTGGTGACCGGCGGCAACGACCGCTATCTCTGGTATCGCTTCGACGGCCCGGGCAGCAGCCTGCCGCTGGAAGGCGTGATAGGCAGCGGTGACAGCGGCGGCCCGTTGCTGATCCGCGACCCGCAGGGCTGGCAGCTGATCGGCCTGGGCTCATGGATCACGGCCGTACCCGAACATGCACTGGAAGCCGGCTATTACGGGCAGGTGGTGCACAACGTGCGCATCTCGCGCTACGCCGGCTGGATCGAGAGCGTGATGGACGGCGAACGGTGAATCACCGGGCGCGGGTCACCAGCCGTGGCCGCAGCCGCCTGTAGAGCCGAGCCATGCCCGGCTGCATTTCGCGCGGCGCTTGCGCAACGCCGCATGGTAGATTCTCCGGCGTGCCACGAGGCACCTGGGAACATGACGCCATGGATGACCGCACTCCCCGCTCCCCGATCAGCGGGCGCTCCCCTGCAAGGATCCTGCCGCGTCCAGCGGGGCTGATTCTCTGTGCAGGCCTGATCGCCGCCAGCCATGCCAGTGCGCAGCCGAGCACGCACGCGGAGGACGTCAAGGCCATCGAGCAGGTCCTGGAAACCTTCCGCACCGCACTGGTCAACAAGGACACGCCCACCTACATGAGCCTGTTCTTCTCGGACAAGCCTGAGGACATCGGCTGGCAGTTCGTTTCCGAGGACGTGCGCCTGCAGGACATCCGCAGGACCAAGCCCGACGCGATCAAGGCGCGGCAGATTCCCTCGAATAATTTCATCTCGCTTATCGACAATGCGGTTGCATCGTCCACGCCGAAGGAAGAAGTTTTCTCCAACCCCAGGATCGAAACCGATGGCGACGCCGCCTCGCTGACCTTCGATTACACGTTCCTGTCCGATGGCGTGAAGCAGAACTGGGGCAAGGAGATGTGGCAGCTCATCCGCACCGAACGGGGCTGGAAGATCTTCTCGGTGATCTATTCGGTACGTGACGAGCGCAGCCCGGCCGCCGAGTGACCTGTAGAGCCGAGCCATGCTCGGCTGCGGTCTGCGCGGAGCCGCCGAGCATGGCTCGGCCCTACAAACGCGCGCTTTCCAGCTGGTGGGTCAGCAGCCGGGTCAGGTTCCGGCGCGCGAAGTACCCCTGCAGCTGCGCGGCCTTGATGGTCCGCGCCTTCAATCGCGGCGTGCCGTCGGCGCCGTATTCGATGCGATAGCAGCGCGAGGCGCCACAGAGCTCGGCCTGGCTGGCGGTGACGATGACCACGGTCACTTCCAGGCTGGTGAAGGCGTTGCCGGTCTTGATGTCCGGGTTCTCCGTACCGGCGCGGTCGATGAGCGTGCGGAACCGGCCCAGGTCGCGCTCACCGCCGCTGCTGAGCGGGCCGACGTTGGTGGCACGGCGGATGTCCTCGTCCTCGCTGGGCGCGCCCTTGCTCCAGTGCTCGGTGCGCTCGGGGATGACCGCGCGCACCACGGTGCCGTCGGGCTCGATCAGATCGATCACCACGTCCAGCAGGTACACCGGCTCCAGGCCCAGGTTGGTCACGAAACAGTGCGCGTCCAGGTTGCGGCCGGCACCGGAGGTGATGAGGATCGACGGGCGCTGCTGGCGGCGGTAGCTGCGCAGGAAGAAATTGAGGTAGACCACCCATATCAGGGCGGTCACGCAGGTCATCACTGCCGTCAGCAGCGGCGCGAAATGGAGCAGGTTCTGCAGCATCCTCGGCGGAACTCGTGGGCGTGGGGCGGCCCATGGTCGCGGTTGGCGTGCTTGTGGGTTGTGAAGTCTTCGATTTCGACGGGACGCGGGGGGCATCCACGCATGGCGTGGATCTACCAGAGCTGTGGTCAGCCTTCGACGATCACCACACTGGCGATGCAGTGCCCTTCGCGCTTGGCCTTGGCCTGCTGGTACTCCGGTGAGGCATAGCAGGCCTGGGCGGTTTCCAGGTCGGCAAATTCGATCACCACATGGCGGTCGGGCAGATCGCCTTCCAGCACCACCGAGCGGCCACCACGGGCCAGGAACTTCGCGCCGTACTTCGCAAACGCGGCCGGTGCAAGCGCGGTGTAACCGCTGTACTTGTCGGCATCCAGCACCTGCACGTGGGCAATCCAGTAAGCGGCCATCACTTCTGCTCCTGTTCGAGCAAGGCATGGGCAATCGCCTCGGCCTCGCCGATGTGTTCGGCCACGCGCTGCCGCGCCAGCGCTTCGTCGCGCTGCACGCAGATCGCATCGCAGATGGCCTTGATGCGTTCAAAGCCGGTTTTCTCGCGGTCCACGTGGGTCAGGGTCATCGCGCGCAGGCGGCTGATGCGGCCATTGAGGCGCTGCACGATTTCCCAGGCGATGTGGTTGTTGCCGGCACGGAAGATGGTTTCGTACAGCGTGGAGGAAGCTTCCAGCACCGGCGCGATATCCGGCGTGCCATACGACGTGCGCAGGGTTTCCAGCGCCTTCTGGATCTGCGCGGCGGTGTCGTCGGTGAGGTTGCGCACGCAGTCGGCCACGGCGCTCTGCTCCAGCACCAGGCGGATGCGGTAGACCTGGCTGGCCACGTCCCAGTTCAGCACGGCCACGATCGGGCCCTTCTGCGGCAGCACTTCCACCAGGCCCTCGGCCTGCAGGTAGCGGATCACTTCGCGCACCACCGTGCGGCTGACACCCAGCTGCTCGCACAGGGTGCGCTCGACCAGTCGCGCACCGGACGGGAAATAGCCGGTGATGATCGCGTTGCGCAGCTTTTCCAGGCACTTCTCGCGCAGGGTGACCGGCGAGTGGTCGATTCTCAGGTTCATCGTGTTTCGCAATCCCTTTAGGTGGCAGCCACGCGGTGGCGGGCGTGCTGCCGGTAGCTCGTGTACGTCCACGCTATTCAACCACGGATCATGAATAGCGCACCCCGGCAGGCCGCCTCGTCCCCGTCGCACCACCCTCGCCTGCGACTTTCGTCGCGGGAGAAAAATGAATGCGCATAGACATATTGCAAGCCGATTTTGGAGCGTGATACCGTCGCTGCCAATGGTATACCAACATACCGTACACCACCATTGTGACCGCCAGCGGCGGCGAGGAAGGACCAGATGAGCCTGATACGAAAGACCGTTCTCCACGTGGAGAACGTGCATGTGGACGGGGGCCGCGACGCTGCCACGCCGCTGAAGATGGTGGCCGCCGCGGCCGTGATCCGTAACCCGTGGGCCGGCCGTGGCTACGTCGAGGACCTGTCGCCGGAGATCCGGGCGCTGGGCCCGCAGCTGAGCCAGCACCTGACCGACCTCATCCTGGGCGAGGTCGGTTCCGGCGATGCGGTCGAGGCCTTCGGCAAGAGCGCGGTGGTCGGCCTGGACGGCGAGCTGGAACACGCCTCGGCGCTGATCCACACCCTGCATTTCGGCAACATCTACCGCAACGCGGTGCGCGCCAAGTCCTACCTGGCCTTCACCAACACCCGCGGCCCGGCCAATGCGCCGATCGTGCTGCCGATGATGGACAAGAACGATGAAGGCCGCCGTTCGCACTACCTGACCGTGCAGTTCGCCATTGCCGATGCCCCGGCTGCCGATGAGCTGGTGGTCGTGCTGGGCGCAGCCACCGCCGCCCGCCCGCACCACCGCATCGGTGACCGCTACCAGGACCTGAAAGAGCTCGGCCATGACGTCTCGAACCCTGCCGCTGTCAAGTAACCAACAGGCGCACTGCCTGGACCAGGGTGCGGGAGAGCCCCTGGTCCTGATCCACGGCGTCGGCATGCAGGCCGCCGCCTGGGGTCCGCAGATCGCCGCCTTCGCCCAGCAGTACCGGGTCATCGCGGTGGACATGCCCGGCCACGGCCAGAGCACGCGCCTGCCAGGCGAGCCCGGGCTGACCGACTACGTGGCGTGGATGGTGGAGTTCATCAGCGCCCTGCAGCTGGGCCCGGTCAACCTGGCCGGGCACTCGATGGGCGCCCTGATCGCCGCCGGCGTGGCCATCGAGCGGCCGGACCTGGTGCGCCGCCTGGCCGTCATCAATGGCGTGCACCTGCGTACCGATGCCGCCCGCCACGCGGTGGTGACCCGTTCGGATGAACTGGCCACTGGCCGGGTGGACGTGGAAACCCCGTTGCAGCGCTGGTTCGACGAAGGCACCACCGAGGCGTCACTGGTGGAGGACGTGCGCTCGTGGCTGGAGAACGTGGATGTGCAGGGCTATGCCGATGCCTACCGCGCCTTCGCACGGGGCGATGTGACCTACGCCGAACGCTGGTCGGAAGTGGGCTGCCCTGCCCTGGCACTGACCGGCGCGGAAGATGCCAACTCGACGCCGGCCATGGCCCTGTCGATGGCGGCGCTGGCACGCAACGGCAAGGCCGTGGTCATTCCGCACGAACGCCACATGGTCAACCTGACCGCCCCCGCCAAGGTCAACGCGGCGCTGGCGGAATGGCTGGGCACCACAACGAACTAGCAGCACACATTCCAGGCCATCGGTTGGAGGGAACATATGGCTATCGATCCAAAAGAGCTGAGGGAAGCCTTCGGCTCGTTCATGACCGGCGTCACCATCGTGACGTCCACCACCGCAGACGGTGAACCGATTGGTTTCACCGCGAACTCGTTCGCTTCGGTGTCGCTCGATCCGCCGCTGTTGCTGGTCAGCATCGCCAACGCATCGGGCAACTACGACAACTTCGTGGGCGCCAAGCGCTTTGCCATCAACATTCTGTCCGAGGCACAGACCGACGCATCCAATACCTTTGCCCGGCGCAATCCGGATCGGTTTGCCGCGGTGTCATGGACCAACAGCGCTCTCGGAAGCCCGATCCTGGATGCGGTCAGTGCGTGGTTCGACTGCACCATGCACACGGTGGTGGAGGCCGGTGACCATGCCGTCCTGATCGGGCAGGTGGAGCACTTCCACACGGCCGGCCTGCCCGGGCTGGGCTACTACCGTGGTGGCTACTTCACCCCCGCCAAGGTGGCCACCGAGGTCATGACCGATACCAAGGGTCTGATCAGCGCGATCATCGCCCACGACGACAGCCTGCTGCTGGTGCCAGCACCGGAAGGCGGCTGGGCCTTGCCCACCGTCGAGATCGGCAACGAGGGTGCAGACAACGCATTGGAACGCATCTTTGCCCGGCATCAGCCCGGTGCCTCGCCGAGCTTCGTGTACTCCGTCTATACGGACACCGACACACACCGGCAGTTCGTCACGTTCCTGTGCAGCACCCCCGAAGCGAGCGCGCGCGATGGGCAGTACGTGGCGCTGGCCGACGTGCCGACACTGGACATCGCCGATGCAGCGGTCAAGAGCATGCTGCAGCGCTACTGCCGCGAGAGCGCACTGAAGACCTACGGCACCTATTACGGCAACCACACCTGCGGTGTGGTCAAAGAACTGATTGGAAGGGAGAGTTGAAATGCGGTTTTCTTTGTTCATCCATATGGAACGCGTCTCGGACCAGCAGTCGCAGAAGCAGCTGTACGACGAGATGATCGAGCTGTGCCAGATCGCCGACGAAGGTGGCATGCACGCCATCTGGACCGGCGAGCACCACGGCATGAACTTCACCATCGCGCCGAACCCGCTGCTCAACCTGGCCGACATCGCCAACAAGACGAAGAACGTGCGCCTGGGCACCGGCACCGTGGTGGCCCCGTTCTGGCACCCGATCAAGCTGGCCGGCGAAGCGGCGATGACCGACATCATCTCCAACGGCCGCCTCGACCTGGGGATCGCCCGTGGCGCCTATTCGTTCGAGTACGAGCGCATGGTGCCGGGGATGGATGCCTGGGGCGCCGGCCAGCGCATGCGCGAACTGATCCCGGCCATCAAGGGCCTGTGGAAGGGCGACTATGCCCATGAGGGCGAATTCTGGTCCTTCCCCAGCACCACCTCCGCGCCGCTGCCGCTGCAGCAGCCGCACCCGCCGATCTGGGTGGCTGCGCGCGATCCCAACAGTCACGAATTCGCCGTGCAGAATGGCTGCAACGTGCAGGTCACCCCGCTGCACTTCGGCGATGACGAAGTACAGAAGCTGATCGGCCACTTCAACGCGGCCTGCGAGAAGTTCAGCGACGTGCCGCGCCCGAAGATCATGCTGCTGCGCCACACCTACGTGGCCGACTCGGAAGCCGATGCACAGGTCGCTGCCGATGAGATCAACGTGTTCTACAACTACTTCGGCGCGTGGTTCAAGAACGAACGCCCGATCAGCCAGGGCCTGATCGCCAAGCTGAGCGATGAGGAGATTGCCGCCCACCCGATGTACTCGGCCCAGGCGATGCGCAGCAACAACGTGATCGGTCCGGCCGAGGAAGTCATCGCGCGCCTGAAGGCCTACGAGGCCATGGGCTTTGACGAGTACTCGTTCTGGATCGACACCGGCATGTCCTTCGAGCGCAAGAAGGCCTCGCTGTTGCGTATGATCAACGACGTCATGCCCGCCTTCGCCCAGGAATGACCATGGACAGCCCGTTCGAGCTCTACATCGACGGCCGTTTCGAAGCCGGTGCCGGTACGTTCGACAGCATCGACCCGGCCACCGGCACGCCATGGGCGACCATGCCCGAGGCGCGCCGCGAGCAGGTGGAACGCGCGGTCGAGGCCGCCGACCGTGCCCTGCGCGATCCGGCCTGGGCCACCCTGACCGCCTCCCAGCGCAGCAAGCTGCTGTACCGGCTGGCCGACCTGCTGGAACAGGCGGCGCCGGAACTGGCGGCCATCGAGACCCGCGACACCGGCAAGATCATCCGCGAAACCCGTGGCCAGATTGCCTACATCGCCGAGTACTACCGCTATTACGCCGGCATCGCCGACAAGATCGAAGGCAGCTTCGTGCCGGTCGACAAGCCGGACATGCAGGTGTGGATCAGCCGCGAGCCGATCGGCGTGGTGGCGGCCATCGTGCCCTGGAACAGCCAGCTGTTCCTGTCGGCGGTGAAGCTGGGCCCGGCCCTGGCCGCGGGTTGCACGGTGGTGCTGAAAGCTTCAGAAGAAGCGCCCGGCCCGCTGCTGGCGTTTGCCCGGCTGCTGCACCAGGCCGGCTTCCCGCCGGGCGTGGTCAACGTCATCACCGGCTTCGGCCCCGAGTGCGGCGCCGTGCTGAGCAGCCACCCGAAGGTGGCGCAGGTCGCCTTCACCGGCGGCCCGGCCACCGCGCGCCACATCGTGGCCAACACCACCGGCAACCTGGCCCGCGTCTCGCTGGAACTGGGTGGGAAATCGCCGTTCATCGTGTTCGACGATGCCGACCTGGACAGCGCGGTGAACGCACAACTGGCAGCGATCTTCGCGGCCAGCGGGCAGAGCTGCGTGGCCGGTTCGCGCCTGCTGGTACAGGCGGGCATCAAGGATGCCTTCCTTGCGCGACTGCTGGAGAAAGTGGCGGCCATCCGCATCGGCGCCCCGGACGACGCGGCCACCGAGTTCGGCCCACTGTGCACCGAGCGCCAGCGCCAGAACATCGAAGCGGTGCTGGCCGCATCGGTTGCCCAGGGCGCCCGCGTGCTCTGCGGCGGTACCCGCGGCGATCGCGCCGGCATCTACTTCCCGCCCACCATCGTCGACTGCAGCGCGTCACCGCAGGCCGACAGCATCACCACCGAACTGTTCGGCCCGGTGCTGTCGGTGGATGTGTTCGACGATGAAGCCCAAGCGATCAGCAAGGCCAACAGCACCGCCTTCGGCCTGGCTGCCGGCATCTTCACCCGCAACCTGACGCGCGCGCACCGGCTGAGCCGGGCAATCCGTTCGGGCGTGGTCTGGATCAATACCTATCGCGCGATTTCACCGCTGGCGCCATTCGGTGGATTCGGTCTTTCGGGCCATGGACGGGAAGGCGGCGCAGCGGCCGCCCTGGAATACACCACGACCAAGACGGTGTGGCTGCGTACGTCCGATGTCCCCATGGATGACCCGTTCGTGATGCGCTAGGCCCGCGCCCGGCACCCACACCCGTTCCCGCCTCCGGCCCGCGCGCCCTCGCCTCCCCCCCCCCTCGATGGGCGAGGTCGCGCAGCCCGGTTCCATGACCGGATCGTTCCTGCGCCCCTGCACAGCCGGGCGCGCGCGACCGATCCCGACGCACGCCTGCCGGGCGACCGGCAGGCCAAGGAAATCCGCCCATGAGCAATGCAAGCAAGCAGGATGGCGCTTTCTCCATCGAGGGCCACTCCATCGGCTACATCCCCGAGCAGGAACGCCACGGCAACCCCCGTGACCTGTTCACCCTGTGGTTCTGTACCAACATCGCCCCGCTGGCGGTCATCACCGGCGCGATGTCGGTGCTGACGTTCAAGCTGGACATCGCCAGTGCGCTGCTGGCCATCGTCACCGGCCATATGTTCGGCGCCGCGATCCTCGCCCTTGCCTCGGCCCAGGGGCCGCTGGCCGGCATCCCGCAGATGATCCAGAGCCGCGCGCAGTTCGGCCGCTTCGGCTCGCTGCTGGTCGTGGGTTTCACCACGCTGATCTACCTGGGCTACTTCATCTCCAACATCATCCTGTCCGGCAAGACCCTGCACACGGTCATCCCGGCGGTGCCGCTGCCGCTGGCCACCATCATCGGTGCGGCGCTGGCCACGGCCATCGGCATCATCGGCTACAACTTCATCCACGGCTTCAACCGCATCGGCATCTGGTTCATGGGTGGCGCGCTGGCCATCGGCCTGGCCATCATGGTGCCGCGCCTGGGCGCCGAAGCCTTCAGCCATGGCAGCTTCTCGCCCGCCGGCTGGTTCTCGATGTTCGGTATCTGCTGCGTCTGGCAGATCAGCTTCTCGCCCTATACCTCGGATTATTCGCGTGCGCTGCCGCGCAGCGTGGGCGTGTTCCGGCCCTTCATCTACACCTACCTGGGCGCTGCACTGGGCCCCATCCTGGCCTTCACCTTCGGCATGCTGGCGGTCAGCGGTGGCCAGCAGACCGATGCGATGGAAGCGGTACGCCTGCACACCGGCTGGTTCGGCTACGTGCTGATGGTGCTGTTCCTGGTCAACATCATCGGCCACAACGCGATGAACCTGTACGGCGCGGTGCTGTCCTGCGTCACCTCGCTGCAGACGTTCTCGCCCGCGTGGACGCCGGCACGGCTGGCCCGCATCACGCTGTCGTGCGCCCTGCTGGT contains these protein-coding regions:
- a CDS encoding trypsin-like serine protease is translated as MRRWLLLVLATLPFAAGAIVIRSDVDDSAYRIPPSAFPALADLPGEGHGVLIAPRWVVTAAHAAPMEGMDAEVRINGQAYRVERVFVHPGYRLMPDALGQAALASGNPAPIHAFLAASDDIALIQLATPVSDVAPVRLYRGHDEAGRIATLVGKGATGNGLTGLAPGAPHRGELRRAENVVTGGNDRYLWYRFDGPGSSLPLEGVIGSGDSGGPLLIRDPQGWQLIGLGSWITAVPEHALEAGYYGQVVHNVRISRYAGWIESVMDGER
- a CDS encoding nuclear transport factor 2 family protein, with the translated sequence MDDRTPRSPISGRSPARILPRPAGLILCAGLIAASHASAQPSTHAEDVKAIEQVLETFRTALVNKDTPTYMSLFFSDKPEDIGWQFVSEDVRLQDIRRTKPDAIKARQIPSNNFISLIDNAVASSTPKEEVFSNPRIETDGDAASLTFDYTFLSDGVKQNWGKEMWQLIRTERGWKIFSVIYSVRDERSPAAE
- a CDS encoding DUF1330 domain-containing protein → MAAYWIAHVQVLDADKYSGYTALAPAAFAKYGAKFLARGGRSVVLEGDLPDRHVVIEFADLETAQACYASPEYQQAKAKREGHCIASVVIVEG
- a CDS encoding GntR family transcriptional regulator → MNLRIDHSPVTLREKCLEKLRNAIITGYFPSGARLVERTLCEQLGVSRTVVREVIRYLQAEGLVEVLPQKGPIVAVLNWDVASQVYRIRLVLEQSAVADCVRNLTDDTAAQIQKALETLRTSYGTPDIAPVLEASSTLYETIFRAGNNHIAWEIVQRLNGRISRLRAMTLTHVDREKTGFERIKAICDAICVQRDEALARQRVAEHIGEAEAIAHALLEQEQK
- a CDS encoding amino acid synthesis family protein produces the protein MSLIRKTVLHVENVHVDGGRDAATPLKMVAAAAVIRNPWAGRGYVEDLSPEIRALGPQLSQHLTDLILGEVGSGDAVEAFGKSAVVGLDGELEHASALIHTLHFGNIYRNAVRAKSYLAFTNTRGPANAPIVLPMMDKNDEGRRSHYLTVQFAIADAPAADELVVVLGAATAARPHHRIGDRYQDLKELGHDVSNPAAVK
- a CDS encoding alpha/beta fold hydrolase, coding for MTSRTLPLSSNQQAHCLDQGAGEPLVLIHGVGMQAAAWGPQIAAFAQQYRVIAVDMPGHGQSTRLPGEPGLTDYVAWMVEFISALQLGPVNLAGHSMGALIAAGVAIERPDLVRRLAVINGVHLRTDAARHAVVTRSDELATGRVDVETPLQRWFDEGTTEASLVEDVRSWLENVDVQGYADAYRAFARGDVTYAERWSEVGCPALALTGAEDANSTPAMALSMAALARNGKAVVIPHERHMVNLTAPAKVNAALAEWLGTTTN
- a CDS encoding flavin reductase family protein, whose amino-acid sequence is MAIDPKELREAFGSFMTGVTIVTSTTADGEPIGFTANSFASVSLDPPLLLVSIANASGNYDNFVGAKRFAINILSEAQTDASNTFARRNPDRFAAVSWTNSALGSPILDAVSAWFDCTMHTVVEAGDHAVLIGQVEHFHTAGLPGLGYYRGGYFTPAKVATEVMTDTKGLISAIIAHDDSLLLVPAPEGGWALPTVEIGNEGADNALERIFARHQPGASPSFVYSVYTDTDTHRQFVTFLCSTPEASARDGQYVALADVPTLDIADAAVKSMLQRYCRESALKTYGTYYGNHTCGVVKELIGRES
- a CDS encoding LLM class flavin-dependent oxidoreductase, whose amino-acid sequence is MRFSLFIHMERVSDQQSQKQLYDEMIELCQIADEGGMHAIWTGEHHGMNFTIAPNPLLNLADIANKTKNVRLGTGTVVAPFWHPIKLAGEAAMTDIISNGRLDLGIARGAYSFEYERMVPGMDAWGAGQRMRELIPAIKGLWKGDYAHEGEFWSFPSTTSAPLPLQQPHPPIWVAARDPNSHEFAVQNGCNVQVTPLHFGDDEVQKLIGHFNAACEKFSDVPRPKIMLLRHTYVADSEADAQVAADEINVFYNYFGAWFKNERPISQGLIAKLSDEEIAAHPMYSAQAMRSNNVIGPAEEVIARLKAYEAMGFDEYSFWIDTGMSFERKKASLLRMINDVMPAFAQE
- a CDS encoding aldehyde dehydrogenase; translated protein: MDSPFELYIDGRFEAGAGTFDSIDPATGTPWATMPEARREQVERAVEAADRALRDPAWATLTASQRSKLLYRLADLLEQAAPELAAIETRDTGKIIRETRGQIAYIAEYYRYYAGIADKIEGSFVPVDKPDMQVWISREPIGVVAAIVPWNSQLFLSAVKLGPALAAGCTVVLKASEEAPGPLLAFARLLHQAGFPPGVVNVITGFGPECGAVLSSHPKVAQVAFTGGPATARHIVANTTGNLARVSLELGGKSPFIVFDDADLDSAVNAQLAAIFAASGQSCVAGSRLLVQAGIKDAFLARLLEKVAAIRIGAPDDAATEFGPLCTERQRQNIEAVLAASVAQGARVLCGGTRGDRAGIYFPPTIVDCSASPQADSITTELFGPVLSVDVFDDEAQAISKANSTAFGLAAGIFTRNLTRAHRLSRAIRSGVVWINTYRAISPLAPFGGFGLSGHGREGGAAAALEYTTTKTVWLRTSDVPMDDPFVMR
- a CDS encoding cytosine permease, with protein sequence MSNASKQDGAFSIEGHSIGYIPEQERHGNPRDLFTLWFCTNIAPLAVITGAMSVLTFKLDIASALLAIVTGHMFGAAILALASAQGPLAGIPQMIQSRAQFGRFGSLLVVGFTTLIYLGYFISNIILSGKTLHTVIPAVPLPLATIIGAALATAIGIIGYNFIHGFNRIGIWFMGGALAIGLAIMVPRLGAEAFSHGSFSPAGWFSMFGICCVWQISFSPYTSDYSRALPRSVGVFRPFIYTYLGAALGPILAFTFGMLAVSGGQQTDAMEAVRLHTGWFGYVLMVLFLVNIIGHNAMNLYGAVLSCVTSLQTFSPAWTPARLARITLSCALLVASTLCALWASANFIEIFINAVFALLFILAPWVSINLLDFYVVNGGRYDIASIFARDGGRYGLFNGRALLAYLLGAIAQVPFISNAFFQGAWAQLFGGVDVSWVIGLLVSALAYYLLAVRAPQGASVAAT